A window from Blastocatellia bacterium encodes these proteins:
- the acpS gene encoding holo-ACP synthase, with product MIIGIGIDLIEVPRFERAMERYGERFIRRLFTPGEIAYCQPKARAVEHFAARFSAKEAALKALGTGKSRGIRWTDVEVTRLPGQPPQIQFHGEALKRFESLGAKQVVLTMTHTAHSAMAQVIIEG from the coding sequence ATGATCATTGGGATTGGAATTGACCTGATCGAAGTCCCCCGATTTGAACGGGCGATGGAACGGTACGGCGAGCGATTCATTCGCCGTTTGTTCACGCCCGGCGAGATCGCTTATTGCCAACCAAAGGCCAGAGCGGTTGAGCATTTTGCCGCCCGCTTTTCCGCGAAAGAAGCGGCCTTGAAAGCCCTAGGCACGGGCAAAAGCCGAGGGATTCGCTGGACGGACGTGGAAGTGACCCGATTGCCAGGACAGCCCCCTCAGATTCAATTTCACGGAGAAGCGCTCAAGCGATTTGAATCGTTGGGCGCTAAACAGGTCGTCCTGACGATGACTCATACGGCACATTCGGCGATGGCCCAGGTCATCATCGAAGGGTAA
- the groL gene encoding chaperonin GroEL (60 kDa chaperone family; promotes refolding of misfolded polypeptides especially under stressful conditions; forms two stacked rings of heptamers to form a barrel-shaped 14mer; ends can be capped by GroES; misfolded proteins enter the barrel where they are refolded when GroES binds) — protein MAKQIVHGEESRQAILRGINKLADAVKVTLGPKGRNVVLEKKFGSPTVTKDGVTVAKEIELEDNLENMGAQMVREVASKTSDIAGDGTTTATVLAQAIFREGVKNVAAGANPMALKRGIDRAVECVVEEIKKLSRPVKGNAIAHVGTISANGDETIGRLIAEAMEKVGKDGVITVEEAKTLETTLKLVEGMQFDRGYVSPYFVTDLEKMECVLDDAYILIHEKKISAMRDLLPILEQTVRSGRPLLIIAEDVEGEALATLVVNRLRGTLKVCAVKAPGFGDRRKAMLEDIAILTGGQVIAEELGIKLEAITLQQLGRAKRVVIDKDNTTIVEGAGKTTDINGRIERLRREIEETTSDYDREKLQERLAKLAGGVAVIQVGAATETELKEKKARVEDAMHATRAAVEEGIVPGGGVAYIRAQKALAALRLDEPDEQTGVHIIRRSLEEPLRLIAQNAGIDGAIVVEKVKAQSNNDHGFNAATGEYEDLVKAGIIDPAKVSRIALQNAASIAGLLITTEAMVSEIKKEDEPSMPTPGGM, from the coding sequence ATGGCAAAACAAATCGTGCATGGCGAAGAATCTCGGCAGGCCATTCTGCGCGGCATTAACAAGTTGGCTGATGCAGTCAAAGTCACGCTTGGCCCGAAAGGACGCAATGTCGTACTGGAAAAGAAATTCGGCTCACCAACAGTGACCAAAGATGGCGTCACGGTCGCCAAAGAAATCGAGCTGGAAGACAATTTAGAAAATATGGGCGCTCAGATGGTACGCGAAGTCGCCTCCAAAACCTCAGACATTGCCGGCGACGGAACCACCACGGCGACTGTCCTAGCTCAGGCGATTTTCCGCGAGGGCGTGAAAAACGTCGCCGCCGGCGCCAATCCAATGGCGCTCAAACGAGGCATTGACAGAGCGGTTGAATGCGTGGTCGAAGAGATCAAAAAGCTGTCGCGGCCTGTCAAAGGCAATGCGATTGCCCATGTCGGCACGATTTCTGCCAATGGTGATGAAACCATCGGTCGTTTGATTGCCGAGGCAATGGAGAAAGTAGGCAAAGACGGCGTCATCACCGTTGAGGAAGCAAAAACATTAGAAACGACGTTGAAGCTCGTAGAAGGCATGCAATTTGATCGCGGCTATGTTTCGCCCTACTTTGTCACTGACCTGGAAAAGATGGAATGTGTGTTGGACGATGCCTACATTCTGATTCACGAAAAAAAGATCAGCGCCATGCGCGATTTACTGCCTATCCTGGAGCAAACGGTTCGTTCGGGTCGTCCCTTGCTGATCATTGCCGAGGATGTGGAGGGCGAGGCGCTGGCGACATTAGTTGTGAATCGGCTACGAGGAACGCTCAAGGTTTGTGCAGTAAAAGCGCCAGGCTTTGGCGACCGTCGCAAAGCCATGCTGGAAGACATCGCTATTCTCACCGGCGGTCAAGTGATTGCTGAAGAATTGGGCATCAAGCTAGAAGCCATCACGCTGCAGCAACTGGGTCGAGCCAAAAGAGTCGTTATTGACAAGGACAACACAACCATCGTGGAAGGAGCTGGCAAGACGACCGACATCAACGGCCGCATTGAGCGCCTCCGTCGTGAAATTGAGGAGACCACTTCAGATTACGACCGCGAAAAGCTCCAAGAACGACTGGCCAAATTGGCCGGCGGCGTCGCCGTGATTCAGGTTGGCGCGGCCACCGAAACTGAACTCAAAGAAAAGAAGGCTCGCGTGGAAGACGCCATGCATGCGACGCGGGCAGCGGTTGAAGAAGGCATCGTGCCCGGCGGCGGCGTAGCCTATATTCGCGCACAAAAGGCGTTGGCTGCGCTGCGGCTGGATGAGCCGGACGAACAGACTGGCGTTCATATCATTCGGCGGTCGCTTGAAGAACCACTGCGGCTGATCGCGCAAAATGCCGGCATTGATGGAGCCATCGTGGTTGAAAAGGTCAAGGCTCAAAGCAACAACGATCATGGTTTCAATGCAGCGACCGGCGAGTACGAGGATTTGGTCAAAGCCGGTATCATTGATCCGGCGAAGGTCAGTCGCATCGCGTTGCAAAATGCTGCTTCTATCGCTGGGCTGCTCATTACAACCGAGGCGATGGTTTCCGAAATCAAAAAAGAGGATGAACCATCCATGCCAACGCCCGGAGGCATGTAA
- the rsmD gene encoding 16S rRNA (guanine(966)-N(2))-methyltransferase RsmD — MRVIAGQYKRRVLMAPRGHTTRPIPDRLKESLFSILQPWLPGARVLDLCSGSGAMGIEALSRGAAWVTFVDSSSEAIRALKHNLKSLRIESGFAVFSCDVDLALRRLEQAGETFDLVFFDPPYASDLYLTTLPMLGTAAVLKSGAIVMVMHHAKNCLAQTYGRLQRGRELRQGENQLSFYVLD; from the coding sequence ATGCGCGTGATTGCTGGCCAATACAAACGACGAGTATTGATGGCCCCCAGAGGCCACACAACCCGGCCGATCCCGGACCGATTGAAAGAGTCGCTGTTCAGCATTTTGCAACCGTGGCTTCCTGGCGCGCGCGTGCTTGATCTGTGTTCCGGCAGCGGAGCAATGGGCATCGAGGCGTTGAGTCGAGGCGCCGCTTGGGTCACATTCGTTGACTCATCGAGCGAGGCTATTCGCGCTCTCAAGCACAATCTTAAAAGCCTGCGCATCGAATCAGGCTTCGCCGTTTTCTCCTGTGACGTGGACCTCGCATTGAGGCGATTAGAGCAGGCTGGCGAAACGTTCGACCTTGTCTTCTTTGATCCACCATACGCCTCTGATCTCTATTTGACGACACTGCCTATGTTGGGAACGGCCGCTGTGCTCAAGAGCGGCGCTATCGTCATGGTCATGCATCATGCCAAAAACTGTCTGGCACAAACCTACGGGCGACTTCAGCGTGGGCGCGAGCTTCGGCAGGGCGAGAACCAGCTCAGCTTCTATGTTCTGGATTGA
- the lptD gene encoding LPS assembly protein LptD, with protein MQRRAWATFIFCIALLYRAQTVLAIQAPQAQPSSTPVEPPTALQQPSDQLEINADTGSSQGGVTIYEGYVDIRYGSMRLQCDRAIYDESTDEVQAIGNVVFDQENQRITGSRAQFNLRTRKGTIWDARGFTDRTPDGVMMFFEADRIERTGLSRFEIINGRITSCEEPLPKWSFSASQSTLILNKRVALRSPTLKLKNVPVFWLPYATFPIAKRTRQSGFLTPSVGNSNVRGRSLTIPYYQTLGLSADLLSRFDLFTQRGIGFGTDFRSRNSETSYLNAGFFSVYDRLFGQPGPKQGGTAFYLDAQQQLPQGFRLVADVNLVTNLAFRQIFSDSFEQAISPEERTQIYVNNHFGPYSFNVLMQSRDVFLGRGADGSQPLIQPDQLITIRQLPSFELMRRPAKLTKRLPVYLSFRTAAEGVSRGEASFQTPSVVQRLDAQPRITIPLPSLAGMAITPSLTLRSTFYSNSQDPLNRARILSQDVTRTYVDFTVDARPPAFERVFYHRDGSHWFKHVIEPMITYRRITGIGSDFARIIRFDAHDAIANTNQVEFALVNRFLIKREGPEGQKNQPHEWLMVKLAQQYFFDPTFGGALRAGQRNQFDPINLLSGFHTMSPDRRFSPINLNVRLRPLSSLFADVRLDYDPTIKTLRNTSVTGGVRASFISFSQTWFLSRQTRSVAGTFPGNLYQSSLFLGREDRGPFIGFDLIYDFTNRVINNRPISGRLVTSVIGFGYAFDCCSFQVHNTTYKIGLRNENRLALSLTLFGIGSFGRHTDAGRRIFGTTWDVPRP; from the coding sequence ATGCAGCGGCGTGCGTGGGCGACGTTCATATTCTGTATCGCACTGCTTTATCGGGCACAAACAGTTTTAGCCATCCAAGCTCCGCAAGCGCAACCTTCATCAACTCCAGTTGAACCACCGACGGCGCTTCAACAACCTTCGGATCAACTTGAAATCAATGCCGACACCGGCTCTAGCCAGGGAGGCGTCACCATCTATGAAGGGTATGTGGACATCCGCTATGGCAGTATGCGGCTCCAGTGTGATCGAGCTATTTACGACGAGTCTACTGACGAAGTGCAAGCGATCGGCAATGTCGTATTCGATCAGGAGAATCAACGCATCACGGGCAGCCGCGCTCAGTTTAATCTGCGCACCAGAAAGGGAACCATCTGGGATGCGCGAGGCTTTACCGACCGAACGCCTGATGGCGTCATGATGTTCTTTGAGGCGGATCGCATTGAGCGCACCGGCCTCTCACGATTTGAGATCATCAACGGACGAATCACCTCGTGTGAAGAACCGCTGCCCAAGTGGAGCTTCTCCGCCAGTCAATCAACACTGATACTGAACAAACGCGTCGCACTTCGCTCACCAACGCTCAAGCTGAAAAATGTGCCGGTCTTCTGGCTGCCGTATGCCACGTTTCCAATCGCCAAACGAACTCGGCAATCGGGATTTCTCACCCCCAGCGTTGGGAACTCAAACGTGCGTGGACGCTCCCTGACGATTCCCTACTATCAAACGCTCGGCCTCAGCGCCGATTTGCTCTCCCGTTTCGATCTCTTCACGCAACGAGGCATTGGGTTCGGCACGGACTTTCGCTCGCGAAACAGCGAGACGTCCTACCTGAACGCCGGCTTCTTCTCCGTCTACGATCGCTTATTCGGACAACCGGGACCCAAACAAGGCGGCACAGCTTTCTACCTCGACGCGCAACAACAATTGCCGCAAGGATTCCGCTTAGTGGCCGACGTTAACCTCGTCACCAATTTGGCGTTTCGTCAGATCTTTTCCGATAGCTTTGAACAAGCAATTTCACCGGAGGAACGAACCCAGATTTACGTCAACAACCATTTTGGGCCATATTCGTTCAATGTGCTGATGCAATCGCGTGATGTTTTCTTAGGACGTGGGGCAGACGGCAGCCAGCCGTTGATTCAGCCCGATCAATTGATCACGATCCGTCAGCTTCCTTCATTTGAGCTCATGCGACGGCCAGCCAAACTGACCAAGCGCCTGCCCGTTTATCTGTCGTTCCGCACGGCCGCTGAAGGTGTCAGCCGCGGCGAGGCCTCATTTCAAACACCCTCCGTTGTCCAACGCTTGGACGCGCAACCACGCATCACGATCCCGCTGCCATCGCTAGCAGGAATGGCCATCACGCCGAGCCTCACGCTGCGCAGCACGTTTTATTCCAATAGTCAGGACCCGCTCAACCGCGCACGCATACTCAGCCAAGATGTAACGCGGACGTATGTGGACTTCACCGTAGACGCGCGACCGCCAGCCTTCGAGCGTGTGTTTTACCATCGCGATGGGTCCCACTGGTTCAAGCATGTGATCGAACCAATGATCACCTACAGGCGCATCACTGGCATCGGCTCAGACTTTGCTCGTATCATCCGCTTCGACGCACATGATGCCATTGCCAATACAAATCAAGTCGAATTCGCTTTGGTCAACCGATTTCTCATCAAGCGTGAAGGTCCTGAGGGACAAAAAAATCAGCCTCATGAGTGGCTCATGGTCAAGCTGGCGCAACAGTACTTCTTTGATCCAACCTTCGGCGGAGCCTTGCGGGCGGGACAACGCAATCAATTTGATCCGATCAATCTACTCTCCGGTTTTCACACCATGAGTCCCGACCGCCGTTTCTCACCGATTAACCTGAACGTTCGTCTTCGCCCATTATCCTCTCTGTTCGCCGATGTACGACTTGACTATGACCCGACAATCAAAACGCTTCGCAATACGAGCGTGACAGGTGGCGTCCGCGCTTCATTCATTTCATTTTCTCAAACGTGGTTCCTGAGCCGTCAGACTCGATCGGTTGCGGGTACCTTCCCCGGAAACCTCTATCAGTCTTCCCTCTTTCTGGGTCGAGAGGATCGCGGTCCATTTATCGGGTTCGATCTCATTTATGACTTCACCAATCGCGTCATCAACAACCGACCGATCTCGGGACGCCTTGTCACATCGGTCATAGGATTTGGCTACGCGTTTGATTGCTGTAGTTTTCAGGTGCACAATACAACCTACAAGATCGGTTTGCGAAACGAAAACCGACTAGCGTTGAGCCTGACGCTGTTTGGCATCGGTAGTTTCGGTCGGCATACGGACGCAGGACGTCGCATCTTTGGCACAACATGGGATGTACCCAGGCCATGA
- the atpD gene encoding F0F1 ATP synthase subunit beta — MHVGKVVQVMGPVIDVQFEDHLPAIYNALRVTSDGFDVPNPIDIVLEVEQHIGEGRVRCVSMKPTEGVVRGMKAVDTGHPIQMPVGRGALGRVLNVIGEPVDKLGPVTVEKYYPIHRPAPSFEEQSTELEMFETGIKVVDLIEPFLRGGKIGLFGGAGVGKTVLIQELIHNVAMHHGGFSVFGGVGERTREGNDLWLEMKESGVIDRAALVYGQMTEPPGARLRVALSALTQAEYFRDEEGQDVLLFIDNIFRFTQAGSEVSALLGRMPSAVGYQPNLQTEMGELQERITSTKKGSITSVQAIYVPADDITDPAPATTFAHLDATTVLSRQIVELGIYPAVDPLASTSRILDPRVVGEEHYNVAQQVKATLQRYKDLQDIIAILGIDELSEEDKLTVARARKIQRFLSQPFFVAEQFTGLSGKYVKIQDTVRGFKEIVEGKHDDIPEQAFYMVGTIEEALEKAEKMKSAA, encoded by the coding sequence ATGCACGTTGGCAAAGTGGTGCAGGTCATGGGACCTGTCATTGACGTTCAGTTTGAGGATCATTTACCGGCCATTTATAACGCTCTACGGGTCACCAGCGATGGGTTTGACGTGCCGAACCCGATTGACATCGTGCTGGAGGTTGAGCAGCACATTGGTGAAGGGCGCGTTCGATGTGTTTCAATGAAGCCGACCGAAGGCGTCGTGCGCGGTATGAAGGCAGTGGATACAGGCCATCCGATTCAGATGCCGGTTGGTCGTGGCGCCCTGGGACGTGTTCTCAACGTGATTGGCGAGCCGGTAGACAAGTTAGGGCCGGTCACTGTGGAGAAGTATTATCCCATTCACCGTCCGGCGCCGAGTTTTGAAGAGCAGTCCACTGAGTTGGAGATGTTTGAGACGGGTATCAAGGTGGTGGACCTGATTGAGCCGTTCCTGCGTGGTGGCAAGATCGGTCTGTTTGGCGGGGCTGGTGTGGGTAAGACCGTGCTGATCCAAGAGCTGATTCACAACGTGGCGATGCATCACGGTGGATTCTCTGTATTTGGCGGCGTCGGCGAGCGCACGCGTGAGGGGAATGACTTGTGGTTGGAAATGAAAGAGTCAGGCGTGATTGATCGCGCGGCGTTGGTCTATGGTCAGATGACAGAACCGCCAGGCGCTCGCTTGCGGGTGGCATTGTCGGCGTTGACACAGGCTGAGTACTTCCGCGATGAAGAAGGTCAAGATGTGTTGCTGTTCATTGATAACATCTTCCGCTTCACCCAGGCTGGGTCGGAAGTGTCGGCATTGCTTGGCCGCATGCCATCAGCGGTGGGATACCAGCCTAATTTGCAAACGGAGATGGGCGAGTTACAGGAGCGGATCACGTCAACCAAGAAAGGCTCGATTACCTCAGTGCAAGCGATCTATGTGCCGGCTGATGACATCACCGATCCAGCTCCGGCAACCACGTTTGCCCACCTGGACGCAACGACTGTGTTGTCCCGTCAGATTGTCGAGTTGGGCATTTATCCGGCCGTTGATCCGTTGGCTTCCACCTCGCGCATCCTTGATCCGCGCGTTGTTGGCGAGGAGCATTACAATGTCGCTCAACAGGTCAAAGCGACGTTGCAACGATACAAAGACCTGCAAGACATCATTGCCATTCTGGGCATTGACGAACTTTCCGAAGAAGACAAACTGACGGTGGCGCGAGCCCGCAAGATTCAGCGATTCCTTTCGCAACCGTTCTTCGTGGCTGAGCAGTTCACCGGTCTGAGCGGCAAGTACGTCAAGATTCAAGACACCGTGCGCGGCTTTAAGGAGATCGTTGAAGGCAAGCACGATGATATTCCGGAACAAGCCTTCTACATGGTCGGCACGATTGAAGAAGCATTGGAGAAGGCCGAGAAGATGAAATCAGCGGCATAG
- a CDS encoding PBP1A family penicillin-binding protein, translated as MKWHVAEAMNRLVDFLRRSTLPSLFLLSALAGGLTGWSMAFMLSRSEYALMVEQLSHYQPSVLSRIYADDGATIIGEFYLQRRIPVEYSEIPLIVRQAFIAVEDARFYQHSGLDPIRVIGALLDNLQQGEIVGGGSTITQQLARGLFLTREQTLVRKIKEALLALLIEQHYSKEQILELYCNLIYLGGNAYGVEAAAQYYFGQSIKELNLEQSAMLAAMLKSAIIYSPLKNPEAALQRRNLVLNLMAEQGYITPEQAAIAKAQPIKLWRGERINNAHSPYAYVVEMIRQEVENKYGTQKTHGGGLQIYTTLDAQAQQWAVAAVRKQLHAFDRSRGWRGKLENILAQGKSLDTYYNPEWDNQFVKDQYYTGLVMQVSEREAIVRFGEYTARVTPAESPWGKPLKALIKPGDLTVFHVKAIDAKNKQLQVTLLQLPEVQGALVALDVPTGEIKALVGGYDFNRSKFNRATQALRQTGSAFKPFIYAAAIEYGLRPDDPVEDTPFQLGRWRPENYDRSYKGVISLQTALALSRNIPAVRLLKEVGIERGAQMVERLGLPNRMQPVLASALGSTEEPLLDMTRAYAIFASLGKDVRPHLIRRVVDRDGTELERWQPPSGSEVLSPYVASMVVTMLKEVVMRGTASAIGGYGFTGWDIGGKTGTVDDYTDAWFIGFTPTTCTGVWIGYDEKRTLGHGQTGGSAALPIWIDFMKDYLSKQKPKRFVLEKDPPPMMAELQSQRRHERAALFAQIDEGGLPGIGGPSNWEGFPSISLPVAGPIGQPDTPAETQPRRANRNP; from the coding sequence ATGAAATGGCATGTAGCAGAAGCGATGAACCGGCTGGTTGATTTTCTGCGCCGTTCGACATTGCCGTCTTTGTTTCTATTGAGTGCGCTAGCTGGCGGCTTAACTGGCTGGAGTATGGCTTTCATGCTCAGTCGGTCTGAGTATGCCCTGATGGTCGAGCAACTGAGTCACTACCAGCCCAGTGTGTTATCGCGAATTTATGCTGATGATGGCGCGACGATTATCGGTGAATTTTATTTACAACGTCGCATTCCGGTTGAGTACTCCGAGATCCCGTTGATTGTGCGGCAGGCGTTTATTGCCGTTGAGGACGCGCGATTTTACCAGCATTCGGGGCTTGATCCGATTCGTGTCATTGGAGCGTTACTGGATAATTTGCAACAAGGCGAGATTGTTGGCGGAGGCTCAACGATCACGCAACAACTCGCCCGTGGGCTTTTTCTGACCCGTGAGCAGACGCTCGTGCGAAAGATCAAAGAAGCGCTGTTAGCATTGCTGATTGAGCAGCACTATAGCAAAGAGCAGATTCTTGAACTCTATTGCAATCTGATTTATCTTGGCGGCAATGCCTATGGCGTGGAGGCGGCTGCGCAATACTATTTTGGTCAATCAATCAAGGAATTAAATTTGGAACAAAGCGCGATGCTGGCCGCGATGCTCAAATCGGCGATCATCTATTCGCCGCTGAAGAATCCTGAGGCGGCGCTGCAACGACGCAATCTCGTTCTCAATTTGATGGCTGAGCAGGGATACATTACACCTGAGCAGGCCGCGATCGCTAAAGCGCAGCCCATCAAGTTGTGGCGCGGTGAGCGTATCAACAATGCTCATAGTCCCTATGCCTATGTTGTTGAGATGATCCGGCAGGAAGTAGAAAACAAATACGGCACGCAAAAGACGCATGGTGGCGGGCTTCAGATTTACACGACGCTGGACGCGCAAGCCCAACAATGGGCTGTCGCGGCTGTGCGAAAACAATTACATGCGTTTGATCGAAGCCGTGGCTGGCGCGGCAAGCTAGAGAACATATTGGCGCAAGGGAAATCATTGGACACCTATTACAACCCGGAGTGGGATAATCAGTTCGTCAAGGATCAGTACTACACGGGGTTGGTGATGCAGGTGTCCGAGCGTGAAGCGATTGTTCGATTCGGCGAGTATACAGCCCGTGTCACGCCAGCGGAATCGCCTTGGGGCAAACCGCTGAAAGCCCTGATCAAACCGGGCGACCTGACGGTTTTTCACGTCAAAGCGATTGACGCCAAGAACAAACAACTTCAGGTCACACTCCTTCAGTTGCCCGAAGTGCAAGGCGCGCTGGTGGCGCTCGACGTGCCGACTGGTGAAATCAAGGCGCTGGTTGGGGGCTACGATTTTAATCGCAGCAAGTTTAACCGAGCCACGCAAGCCCTGCGTCAGACGGGTTCAGCATTCAAACCGTTTATTTATGCGGCGGCTATTGAGTATGGCCTTCGCCCAGATGATCCGGTGGAAGATACGCCATTTCAGTTGGGACGATGGAGGCCGGAAAATTATGACCGATCGTACAAAGGCGTCATCTCGCTTCAGACCGCGCTAGCGTTGTCGCGCAATATTCCGGCTGTTCGCCTGTTGAAAGAAGTCGGCATTGAGCGCGGCGCGCAGATGGTTGAGCGATTAGGGTTGCCCAACCGTATGCAGCCGGTGTTGGCCTCCGCCTTAGGCAGCACTGAAGAGCCGCTGCTCGATATGACCAGAGCCTATGCCATCTTTGCTAGTTTAGGGAAAGACGTTCGACCGCATCTCATCCGTCGGGTGGTGGATCGCGATGGCACAGAATTAGAGCGCTGGCAGCCACCATCAGGGAGCGAAGTCTTATCCCCCTATGTGGCTTCAATGGTCGTGACGATGTTGAAGGAAGTCGTGATGAGGGGTACAGCCAGCGCCATTGGCGGATATGGCTTTACCGGTTGGGACATTGGCGGCAAAACAGGCACCGTTGATGATTACACAGATGCCTGGTTCATCGGTTTCACTCCGACGACATGCACAGGAGTATGGATCGGATACGATGAAAAAAGAACGCTGGGACATGGCCAGACCGGCGGCTCGGCTGCCTTGCCGATCTGGATAGATTTCATGAAGGACTATTTGAGCAAGCAAAAGCCAAAACGGTTTGTGTTAGAAAAAGACCCGCCACCAATGATGGCCGAATTGCAAAGTCAGCGGCGACATGAGCGGGCTGCGCTGTTTGCACAGATTGATGAAGGGGGATTGCCCGGCATAGGCGGCCCATCCAATTGGGAGGGATTTCCAAGCATTTCACTGCCAGTTGCTGGCCCCATAGGTCAACCGGATACTCCTGCGGAAACACAACCACGCCGCGCCAATCGGAATCCTTGA
- the hslO gene encoding Hsp33 family molecular chaperone HslO: MNSDLMIHAMAYGGMVRCVAAVTTNLVNEAVQRHNTSPTASAALGRALTAGLLLSTMLKDVERLTLIFDCTGPIKRITVDADAHGRVRGYVQNPSIDLPLNGNSKFDVGGIVGGGMLYVIREGGFYEMGVYKDAYRGSVPIVSGEIAEDIAYYLTQSEQIPSAVSLGVRLVPTKPAGFVVESAGGFLVQILPGADNDIAASLEETIRALPAITTLIRQGSGPRQIIRDALGQAQFTILEERPVRFACSCSYERAVKIISAIDPNELQSMLMEDGGAEMVCHYCNTAYQIPKETLAEILARENRAMVEIRQE, from the coding sequence ATGAACAGTGATCTGATGATCCATGCGATGGCTTACGGTGGCATGGTCAGGTGCGTCGCCGCCGTGACGACTAATCTTGTCAACGAAGCCGTCCAACGTCATAACACCTCGCCTACAGCCTCAGCCGCACTCGGTCGAGCGTTAACCGCCGGACTTTTGTTGAGCACGATGTTGAAAGATGTGGAGCGGCTAACGTTGATCTTTGATTGCACTGGTCCGATCAAGCGCATCACCGTTGATGCGGATGCGCATGGCCGTGTGCGCGGCTATGTGCAAAATCCGTCCATTGATTTGCCGCTGAACGGCAATAGTAAATTCGATGTGGGAGGGATAGTGGGCGGTGGCATGCTCTACGTGATCCGTGAAGGTGGATTCTATGAGATGGGCGTGTACAAAGACGCTTATCGCGGGTCCGTTCCCATTGTGTCCGGCGAGATCGCCGAGGACATAGCCTATTACCTGACGCAGTCCGAGCAAATTCCTTCGGCTGTTTCGCTCGGCGTGCGACTGGTCCCAACCAAACCGGCAGGATTTGTCGTGGAAAGCGCAGGCGGGTTTCTGGTGCAGATATTGCCTGGCGCCGACAACGATATTGCTGCTTCATTGGAGGAGACGATTCGCGCTCTTCCGGCCATCACCACGTTGATCCGACAAGGCAGCGGCCCTCGGCAGATCATCCGCGATGCCCTCGGACAGGCTCAATTCACCATCCTGGAAGAGAGGCCCGTTCGGTTCGCCTGTAGCTGTTCGTATGAGCGCGCCGTCAAGATCATTTCGGCGATTGATCCCAACGAACTGCAAAGCATGTTAATGGAAGATGGCGGCGCCGAAATGGTGTGTCACTATTGCAATACTGCCTATCAAATCCCTAAGGAAACACTGGCTGAGATCCTCGCCCGGGAAAATCGGGCGATGGTCGAAATTCGTCAGGAGTGA
- a CDS encoding F0F1 ATP synthase subunit epsilon produces the protein MAKQINLVIVTPERLVVDEMVDDVAVPGLNGEMGVLPEHALLLSMLETGVLTYHVGGQKQMVAISGGYVEVSPDKVTVLATEAEMPEEIDIERARLAREHAMRELKLGEQEADFVRARAKLQKALVQLQVATKGQEKGIEL, from the coding sequence ATGGCGAAGCAAATCAATTTAGTGATTGTGACCCCTGAGCGGCTGGTCGTGGACGAGATGGTGGACGACGTTGCTGTTCCCGGATTGAACGGCGAGATGGGTGTGTTGCCTGAGCATGCGCTCTTGCTCAGCATGTTGGAGACCGGCGTGTTGACTTACCACGTTGGTGGACAAAAGCAGATGGTGGCCATAAGCGGTGGCTACGTCGAGGTGTCGCCTGACAAAGTCACCGTGCTGGCGACCGAAGCCGAGATGCCCGAAGAGATTGACATTGAGCGGGCCCGGCTTGCCCGTGAACACGCCATGAGAGAACTCAAACTGGGAGAGCAGGAGGCTGATTTTGTACGCGCGCGGGCCAAACTTCAAAAGGCGCTGGTGCAGCTTCAGGTGGCAACAAAGGGACAAGAGAAAGGCATTGAACTGTGA
- a CDS encoding nuclear transport factor 2 family protein has translation MNYDEALIRTDPSRLGTIKKGSTAESAAIERFKDFFSVLSEQNVRAKVRQVYAAEAYLNDTLKEISGIDQIEAYFLKSARAVEECTVEMLDVAESNGNYYFRWVMCIRFKKFKPNQVCCSRGMTHIRFNSSGQVVFHHDYWDAAGGLFEHIPVVGTVIRAIKARL, from the coding sequence ATGAATTACGATGAGGCGTTGATCAGGACCGATCCAAGCCGTCTCGGCACGATCAAGAAGGGAAGCACTGCCGAATCCGCTGCGATCGAGCGATTCAAGGATTTTTTCTCCGTTCTTTCTGAACAGAACGTGCGCGCTAAAGTCCGTCAGGTGTATGCGGCTGAGGCGTATTTGAATGACACACTCAAAGAGATCAGCGGCATTGATCAGATCGAAGCGTATTTCCTGAAAAGCGCGCGGGCGGTTGAAGAATGCACGGTCGAAATGCTGGACGTGGCAGAGTCGAACGGGAACTATTATTTCCGTTGGGTCATGTGCATTCGCTTCAAAAAATTCAAGCCGAATCAAGTGTGTTGTTCCAGAGGAATGACGCATATCCGGTTTAACAGCTCTGGCCAGGTAGTCTTCCACCACGATTACTGGGATGCTGCCGGCGGGTTGTTTGAGCATATTCCCGTTGTCGGCACTGTGATACGGGCGATTAAAGCAAGATTGTGA